One window of the Carnobacterium maltaromaticum DSM 20342 genome contains the following:
- a CDS encoding DUF979 domain-containing protein: MLIGLILIMTAVRAFRDQTNPARIGTAAFWLLLGVVFGAGNYIPFIVDGIIILLMGVLTLFKQVRLGKVADLNEKESEQAAGKLGNLVFVPCLVLALVAVIVAQTAPFGPLSGQIGIGIAAVISLVVAMFITKAKPKVVLDDTDRMIQQVGTTGILPQLLAALGVIFNAAGVGTVISNGISGFVPEGNRLIGVIAYCLGMMIFTMIMGNGFAAFTVITAGIGVPFVIAQGADPVIAGALAMTAGFCGTLLTPMAANFNALPVALLEIKDQNAVIKAQAPLAIIMLVVHVVLMYFWAF; the protein is encoded by the coding sequence ATATTAATTGGTTTAATCTTAATTATGACAGCTGTTCGAGCTTTCCGTGATCAAACAAATCCGGCTCGTATAGGCACAGCTGCTTTTTGGCTGTTATTAGGAGTTGTTTTCGGAGCTGGAAACTATATTCCATTTATAGTTGATGGCATCATTATTTTGTTAATGGGTGTGTTAACTCTATTTAAACAAGTTAGGTTAGGAAAAGTGGCAGATTTAAATGAAAAAGAATCTGAGCAGGCGGCAGGAAAACTAGGGAATCTTGTGTTTGTTCCCTGTTTAGTTCTAGCGTTAGTGGCAGTTATTGTGGCTCAGACAGCTCCATTTGGTCCTTTATCTGGACAAATTGGAATTGGAATTGCAGCAGTCATCTCTTTAGTTGTTGCAATGTTTATTACTAAAGCAAAACCTAAAGTTGTTTTAGATGATACAGATCGTATGATTCAACAAGTTGGAACGACAGGGATTTTGCCACAATTATTAGCAGCGTTAGGCGTAATCTTCAATGCAGCTGGTGTGGGAACGGTGATTTCAAACGGTATTTCTGGATTTGTTCCAGAGGGTAATCGTTTAATTGGTGTTATTGCTTACTGTTTAGGTATGATGATCTTTACAATGATTATGGGGAATGGTTTTGCAGCCTTTACAGTTATTACAGCAGGAATTGGTGTACCATTTGTTATTGCTCAAGGAGCGGATCCAGTCATTGCAGGGGCTTTAGCGATGACAGCAGGTTTCTGTGGAACATTATTAACACCGATGGCGGCTAATTTCAATGCTTTGCCAGTGGCTTTGCTAGAAATCAAAGATCAAAATGCTGTTATAAAAGCTCAAGCTCCATTAGCTATAATTATGTTAGTGGTTCATGTCGTTTTAATGTATTTCTGGGCGTTTTAG
- the rpsG gene encoding 30S ribosomal protein S7: MPRKGPITKRDVLPDPMYNSKLVTRLINRLMVDGKRGKAATILYNAFDTIKEQSGNDPMEVFEQAMKNIMPVLEVKARRVGGSNYQVPVEVRAERRTTLALRWLVNYSRLRGEDTMEQRLAKEIMDAANNTGSAVKKREDTHKMAEANKAFAHYRW; this comes from the coding sequence ATGCCTCGTAAAGGTCCTATTACTAAACGTGATGTGTTACCTGATCCAATGTATAATTCAAAATTAGTTACTCGTTTAATCAACCGTTTAATGGTTGACGGAAAACGTGGAAAAGCTGCTACTATTCTTTATAATGCTTTTGATACTATTAAAGAACAATCTGGCAACGATCCTATGGAAGTATTTGAACAAGCTATGAAAAACATCATGCCTGTTCTTGAAGTTAAAGCTCGTCGTGTTGGGGGTTCTAACTACCAAGTTCCAGTTGAAGTTCGTGCAGAACGTCGTACTACTTTAGCATTACGTTGGTTAGTAAACTACTCTCGTCTACGTGGAGAAGATACTATGGAACAACGTCTTGCAAAAGAAATCATGGATGCTGCTAACAATACTGGTTCAGCTGTTAAAAAACGTGAAGATACTCATAAAATGGCAGAAGCGAACAAAGCGTTTGCTCACTACCGTTGGTAA
- the rpoC gene encoding DNA-directed RNA polymerase subunit beta', translating into MIDVNNFENMQIGLASPDKIRSWSYGEVKKPETINYRTLKPERDGLFCERIFGPSKDWECACGKYKRIRYKGIVCDRCGVEVTRSKVRRERMGHIELAAPVSHIWYFKGIPSRMGLVLDMSPRALEEIIYFASYVVIEPGDTPLEKKQLLTEREYREKRMQYGQGFQAAMGAEAIKQLLLDVQLEKEVAELKEELKSAQGQKRTRAIRRLDILEAFRNSGNDPSWMVMDVVPIIPPDLRPMVQLEGGRFATSDLNDLYRRVINRNNRLKRLLDLNAPNIIVQNEKRMLQEAVDALIDNGRRGRPVTGPGNRPLKSLSHMLKGKQGRFRQNLLGKRVDYSGRSVIVVGPNLKMYQCGLPKEMAIELFKPFVMKELVERELANNIKNAKRKIDRQDEAIWDVLEDVIREHPVLLNRAPTLHRLGIQAFEPILVDGRAIRLHPLVCEAYNADFDGDQMAVHVPLSDEAQAEARMLMLAAQNILNPKDGKPVVTPSQDMVLGNYYLTMEEEGREGEGMVFKDLTEAITAYQSGYVHMHSRIGVQTDNIYRESNHPIEKPFSDWQKERILITTVGKLLFNEIMPPEFPYLNEPTNFNLEDSTPDKYFVEAGTDIPAHIKKQDLILPFKKKNLGNIIAEVFKKFHITETSKMLDRMKDLGYKHSTRAGITVGIADIVVLHEKQEVLDDAHNQVDNVTKQFRRGLITDEERYERVIAIWNKAKDPIQIKLMESLDAKNPIFMMSDSGARGNISNFTQLAGMRGLMAAPNGQIMELPITSNFREGLSVLEMFISTHGARKGMTDTALKTADSGYLTRRLVDVAQDVIIRETDCGTDRGLDIAAIKEGNEVIEPLEERLLGRYIRKTVFHPETGKKIITENNIITEDIAKEIIDAGIEKVTIRSVFTCNTKHGVCKHCYGRNLATGSEVEVGEAVGTIAAQSIGEPGTQLTMRTFHTGGVAGDDITQGLPRIQEIFEARNPKGQAVITEVTGEVIVIEENAAERTKEVTIKGATDTRSYPVPYTARLKVVEGDYIHRGEALTEGSIDPKQLLRVRDVLSVENYLLREVQKVYRMQGVEIGDKHIEVMVRQMLRKIRVMDPGSTDILPGTLMDISEFTDKNLKTLVAGDVPATGRPVLLGITKASLETNSFLSAASFQETTRVLTDAAIRGKRDPLLGLKENVIIGKIIPAGTGMAKYRNMEPKSIGVVSENVYSINDTVDTSAE; encoded by the coding sequence TTGATAGACGTTAATAATTTTGAAAATATGCAAATTGGTTTAGCATCACCAGACAAGATCCGTAGCTGGTCTTATGGGGAAGTAAAAAAACCAGAAACCATTAACTACCGCACACTAAAACCAGAACGTGATGGCTTGTTCTGTGAACGCATTTTCGGACCTTCAAAAGATTGGGAATGTGCGTGTGGTAAATACAAACGAATCCGTTATAAAGGGATTGTCTGTGATCGTTGTGGCGTTGAAGTTACACGTTCAAAAGTTCGTCGTGAACGCATGGGACATATCGAATTAGCAGCACCAGTTTCTCATATCTGGTACTTTAAAGGAATTCCAAGCCGTATGGGACTTGTTTTAGACATGAGTCCACGTGCGTTAGAAGAAATCATTTATTTTGCTTCATATGTTGTTATCGAACCCGGTGACACACCATTAGAGAAGAAACAGTTATTAACTGAAAGAGAATATCGCGAAAAACGTATGCAATATGGTCAAGGTTTCCAAGCAGCAATGGGAGCTGAAGCGATTAAACAATTACTTTTAGATGTTCAACTTGAAAAAGAAGTTGCTGAATTAAAAGAAGAATTGAAATCTGCTCAAGGTCAAAAACGTACGCGCGCAATTCGTCGCCTAGATATTTTAGAAGCGTTCCGTAATTCTGGAAATGACCCTAGCTGGATGGTTATGGATGTTGTTCCAATTATTCCTCCTGATTTGCGCCCAATGGTTCAATTAGAAGGTGGACGTTTTGCAACAAGTGATTTGAATGATTTATATCGTCGTGTAATTAACCGTAATAATCGTTTGAAACGTTTATTAGATTTAAATGCACCAAACATTATCGTTCAAAATGAAAAACGTATGCTTCAAGAAGCGGTAGATGCTTTGATTGATAATGGTCGTCGTGGCCGTCCAGTAACTGGACCAGGTAACCGTCCATTAAAATCTCTTTCACATATGTTGAAAGGGAAACAAGGTCGTTTCCGTCAAAACTTACTTGGTAAACGTGTCGATTATTCTGGTCGTTCCGTTATCGTTGTAGGACCAAATTTAAAAATGTACCAATGTGGTTTACCAAAAGAAATGGCTATCGAACTATTCAAACCTTTCGTTATGAAAGAGTTGGTAGAACGTGAACTAGCTAATAACATTAAAAATGCAAAACGTAAAATTGATCGTCAAGACGAAGCAATTTGGGATGTCTTAGAAGATGTTATTCGTGAGCATCCAGTTCTATTGAACCGGGCGCCTACATTACACAGACTTGGTATCCAAGCATTTGAACCGATATTAGTTGATGGTCGTGCAATTCGTTTGCATCCACTTGTTTGTGAAGCTTACAATGCCGATTTCGATGGAGATCAAATGGCGGTTCACGTACCATTAAGTGATGAAGCGCAAGCAGAAGCACGTATGTTAATGTTAGCTGCTCAAAACATTTTGAATCCTAAAGATGGTAAACCAGTAGTAACTCCTTCTCAAGATATGGTATTAGGTAACTATTACCTAACTATGGAAGAAGAGGGACGCGAAGGTGAAGGAATGGTCTTCAAAGACTTGACTGAAGCCATTACAGCTTACCAAAGTGGTTATGTGCATATGCATTCAAGAATTGGTGTTCAAACAGATAATATTTATCGTGAGTCAAATCACCCAATTGAAAAACCATTCTCTGATTGGCAAAAAGAACGAATTTTAATTACCACAGTTGGGAAATTATTATTCAATGAAATCATGCCGCCAGAGTTCCCATATTTAAATGAGCCGACAAACTTTAACTTAGAAGATTCAACACCTGACAAGTATTTTGTTGAAGCTGGAACAGATATTCCTGCTCATATTAAAAAACAAGACTTAATCTTGCCATTTAAAAAGAAAAACTTAGGAAATATCATTGCCGAAGTCTTCAAGAAATTCCATATTACTGAAACCTCTAAAATGTTAGATAGAATGAAAGATTTAGGTTACAAACATTCTACTCGTGCAGGGATTACAGTAGGGATTGCGGATATCGTTGTTTTACACGAAAAACAAGAAGTCTTAGATGATGCTCATAATCAAGTTGATAACGTAACGAAACAATTCAGACGTGGTTTAATCACTGATGAAGAGCGTTATGAACGTGTTATTGCGATTTGGAATAAAGCGAAAGATCCCATTCAGATCAAACTGATGGAAAGTCTAGATGCTAAAAACCCAATCTTCATGATGAGTGACTCTGGTGCCCGTGGTAACATCTCCAACTTTACTCAGCTTGCTGGTATGCGTGGACTGATGGCGGCTCCGAATGGTCAAATCATGGAATTACCAATCACTTCGAACTTCCGTGAAGGATTATCTGTCTTAGAAATGTTTATCTCTACCCATGGAGCTCGTAAAGGTATGACCGATACAGCCCTTAAGACTGCCGATTCAGGTTACTTGACTCGTCGTCTGGTTGATGTGGCACAAGATGTTATCATTCGTGAAACAGATTGTGGAACTGACCGTGGTTTAGATATTGCAGCAATTAAAGAAGGTAATGAAGTTATCGAGCCATTGGAAGAACGTTTACTTGGCCGTTATATTCGTAAGACTGTCTTCCATCCGGAAACAGGCAAGAAAATCATTACTGAAAATAATATTATTACTGAAGATATCGCTAAAGAAATTATCGATGCTGGTATCGAAAAAGTTACAATCCGCTCAGTCTTTACATGTAACACTAAACATGGTGTATGTAAACATTGTTATGGTCGTAACCTTGCAACAGGTTCTGAGGTTGAAGTTGGAGAAGCAGTTGGAACAATTGCCGCTCAATCAATCGGTGAGCCAGGTACTCAGTTAACAATGCGTACCTTCCATACAGGTGGGGTTGCCGGAGATGATATTACTCAAGGTCTTCCTCGTATTCAAGAGATCTTTGAAGCGCGTAATCCAAAAGGGCAAGCTGTCATCACTGAAGTTACTGGTGAAGTCATTGTCATTGAAGAAAATGCTGCTGAACGTACGAAAGAAGTTACAATTAAAGGAGCAACAGATACTCGTAGTTACCCAGTTCCTTACACTGCTCGTCTTAAAGTAGTTGAAGGTGATTACATTCACCGTGGAGAAGCGTTAACTGAAGGTTCTATTGATCCTAAACAATTATTGCGTGTTCGTGACGTATTATCTGTTGAAAACTACCTATTGCGTGAAGTACAAAAAGTTTACCGTATGCAAGGGGTAGAAATCGGCGATAAACATATCGAAGTAATGGTTCGTCAAATGCTACGTAAGATTCGTGTTATGGACCCAGGTTCAACAGACATCTTACCAGGAACATTGATGGATATCAGTGAATTTACAGATAAAAACTTGAAGACCCTAGTAGCAGGCGATGTGCCAGCAACTGGACGTCCAGTCTTGCTAGGAATCACAAAAGCTTCATTAGAAACAAACAGTTTCTTATCAGCAGCTTCATTCCAAGAAACAACTCGTGTCTTAACGGATGCGGCAATTCGCGGAAAACGTGATCCATTACTAGGTCTGAAAGAAAATGTTATCATTGGTAAAATCATCCCTGCTGGTACCGGAATGGCGAAATATCGCAATATGGAACCAAAAAGCATTGGTGTAGTTAGTGAAAATGTTTATAGTATCAACGATACAGTTGACACTTCAGCTGAATAG
- the rpsL gene encoding 30S ribosomal protein S12, which translates to MPTINQLVRKPRKAKMDKSDSPALNKGYNSFKKAATNTSSPQKRGVCTRVGTMTPKKPNSALRKYARVRLSNLLEVTAYIPGIGHNLQEHSVVLIRGGRVKDLPGVRYHVVRGALDTAGVTDRKQSRSKYGAKKPKA; encoded by the coding sequence ATGCCTACTATTAACCAATTAGTGCGTAAACCTCGTAAAGCGAAAATGGATAAGTCGGATTCTCCAGCTTTAAACAAAGGTTACAATAGCTTCAAAAAAGCAGCAACAAATACTAGCTCACCTCAAAAGCGTGGTGTGTGTACTCGTGTGGGAACAATGACTCCTAAAAAACCTAACTCAGCGTTACGTAAATATGCTCGTGTACGTTTGTCTAACTTGCTTGAAGTTACAGCTTATATCCCAGGTATCGGACATAACTTACAAGAACATAGTGTTGTTCTTATTCGTGGTGGACGTGTTAAAGATTTACCAGGGGTTCGTTATCACGTAGTTCGTGGTGCTTTAGATACTGCTGGTGTTACAGACCGTAAACAAAGCCGTTCTAAATACGGAGCTAAAAAACCTAAAGCTTAA
- a CDS encoding prepilin peptidase: protein MLHIFSLFLLWFVGCCLGSFFMVIGTRIPIHQSIIVPRSHCPNCQIPLHPYQLVPLISYFVQKGRCVTCRIKIPFLYPIIEGLSGFCYLVAYLSFGHSPTQFRIILLLISFSLIFIVSDIFYQLLPDSIMFCFFCLTILVQIRNFPTHFLGGFSLFSLFFLVAYLSPDGIGGGDIKLAGVLGWLLGFKLGVLAILLACLAGFTYFLFLFNYKKADLTTKVPFAPFILFGALIAYFVTNQSFLATIF, encoded by the coding sequence ATGCTACACATTTTCTCTCTATTTCTACTCTGGTTTGTCGGCTGCTGTCTAGGCTCTTTTTTTATGGTTATAGGAACAAGAATCCCAATTCATCAATCCATCATTGTTCCGCGTTCTCATTGTCCAAATTGCCAAATCCCGCTTCATCCCTATCAATTAGTTCCTTTAATTTCATATTTTGTTCAAAAAGGACGCTGCGTGACTTGCCGGATTAAGATACCTTTTTTATATCCGATAATTGAAGGTCTTTCTGGATTTTGTTACTTGGTCGCTTATTTAAGCTTCGGCCATTCTCCAACTCAATTTAGAATCATCCTACTATTAATTAGCTTTAGTTTGATTTTTATTGTTAGTGATATTTTTTATCAATTATTACCTGATTCAATTATGTTCTGTTTTTTCTGCCTAACTATTCTAGTTCAGATTAGAAACTTTCCCACTCACTTCCTTGGTGGGTTTAGTTTATTTAGTTTATTTTTTCTGGTTGCTTACTTATCACCTGACGGAATCGGTGGAGGTGATATAAAATTAGCAGGCGTACTAGGTTGGTTACTAGGTTTCAAATTAGGAGTTCTAGCCATTCTACTGGCTTGCTTAGCAGGTTTCACTTATTTTTTATTTTTATTTAATTATAAAAAAGCGGACTTAACAACTAAAGTACCTTTTGCTCCTTTTATCTTGTTTGGTGCATTAATTGCTTACTTCGTTACAAATCAAAGCTTCCTGGCGACTATTTTTTAA
- a CDS encoding gamma-glutamylcyclotransferase family protein, protein MQEEQPRPLFTYGSLMEGLFNYQLYLAGKVMGKPRRARIKGELYHLTEKGYPALLVGDDWVYGEVFELCDFHPTLKELDTLENYYGSNHPENEYERKVVTVWLYNEQTQLFDEKLEVYCYPYRIDNDASFAQHSLYLPEGDWHSQALQKNK, encoded by the coding sequence ATGCAAGAAGAACAACCACGTCCACTGTTTACTTATGGAAGTTTAATGGAGGGGCTTTTTAACTATCAGCTATATTTAGCTGGAAAAGTCATGGGCAAACCAAGGAGAGCCAGAATTAAAGGGGAGCTATATCATTTAACGGAAAAAGGTTATCCGGCTTTATTAGTGGGAGATGACTGGGTATATGGGGAAGTGTTTGAATTATGTGATTTTCATCCAACGCTAAAAGAATTAGATACACTAGAAAATTATTATGGTTCTAACCATCCAGAAAATGAATATGAACGGAAAGTTGTAACGGTTTGGCTATACAATGAACAAACTCAACTATTTGATGAAAAACTCGAAGTGTATTGTTATCCTTATCGTATAGATAATGATGCTTCATTTGCTCAACATAGTCTTTATTTACCAGAGGGTGATTGGCATAGCCAAGCCTTGCAAAAAAATAAATAG
- the rpoB gene encoding DNA-directed RNA polymerase subunit beta — protein MNRLAGHLVNYGKHRTRRSFARISEVLELPNLIEIQTDSYQWFLDEGLREMFKDISPIADFAGNLSLEFVDYQLYSPKYTVEEARSHDANYSAPLHVKLRLQNRETGEVKDQEVFFGDFPLMTDMGTFIINGAERVIVSQLVRSPGVYFHGKVDKNGKQGFGSTVIPNRGAWLEYETDAKDLSYVRIDRTRKIPLSVLVRALGFGSDDQILEIFGDNESLRLTLEKDLHKNANDSRVEEALKDVYERLRPGEPKTADSSRSLLNARFFDPKRYDLANVGRYKVNKKLNLKTRLFNQTLAETLIDPETGEIIAEKGTLLDRDMINKLSPFIDAGINSVTLYPSDEGVVPEPFTIQVVQVVSPKDPDRIVNVIGNGDVSTDIKNVTPADIISSMSYFFNLQEGIGNVDDIDHLGNRRIRSVGELLQNQFRIGLSRMERVVRERMSIQDVATVTPQQLINIRPVVAAIKEFFGSSQLSQFMDQTNPLGELTHKRRLSALGPGGLTRDRAGYEVRDVHYSHYGRMCPIETPEGPNIGLINSLSSYAKINKFGFIETPYRRVDRETGKVTKHIDYLTADEEDHYVVAQANSVLLEDGSFESDIVMARFISENLEVPISRVDYMDVSPKQVVAVATSCIPFLENDDSNRALMGANMQRQAVPLIHPQAPLVGTGMEYISAHDSGAALICRNPGVVEYVDAKEIRIRQDNGALDKYSITKFRRSNAGTCYNQRPIVALGDRVDASEILADGSSMENGEMALGQNVLVAFMTWEGYNYEDAIIMSERLVKDDVYTSVHIEEYESEARDTKLGPEEITREIPNVGDDALKDLDEFGIIRIGAEVRDGDLLVGKVTPKGVTELSAEERLLHAIFGEKAREVRDTSLRVPHGGGGIVHDVKIFTREAGDELSPGVNMLVRVYIVQKRKINEGDKMAGRHGNKGVVSRIMPEEDMPYLPDGTPVDIMLNPLGVPSRMNIGQVLELHIGMAARQLGIHIATPVFDGASEEDVWATVQEAGMANDAKTILYDGRSGEPFDNRISVGIMYMIKLAHMVDDKLHARSTGPYSLVTQQPLGGKAQFGGQRFGEMEVWALEAYGAAYTLQEILTYKSDDVVGRVKTYEAIVKGEKIPKPGVPESFRVLVKELQALGLDMKVLDANDEEIELRDLDDDDDVVNIDALSKYAEEQEKIRAEAAEKERLANEEN, from the coding sequence GTGAATAGGTTGGCAGGCCACTTAGTAAATTACGGTAAACACCGCACACGAAGAAGTTTTGCACGAATCAGCGAGGTTTTAGAACTTCCAAACTTAATTGAAATACAGACTGATTCCTACCAATGGTTCCTAGATGAAGGATTGCGTGAAATGTTTAAAGACATCTCTCCAATCGCAGATTTCGCTGGAAACCTATCATTAGAATTTGTTGATTATCAGTTGTACAGCCCAAAATACACTGTTGAAGAAGCTAGAAGTCATGACGCAAATTACTCTGCACCATTGCATGTGAAGTTACGTCTGCAAAATAGAGAAACAGGCGAAGTAAAAGACCAAGAAGTATTCTTTGGTGATTTCCCACTGATGACAGATATGGGAACGTTCATTATCAATGGAGCTGAACGTGTTATCGTTTCTCAATTAGTTCGTTCACCAGGGGTTTATTTCCATGGTAAAGTCGACAAAAACGGGAAACAAGGATTTGGTTCGACAGTTATTCCTAACCGTGGCGCATGGTTAGAATATGAAACAGATGCAAAAGATTTATCGTATGTTCGTATTGACCGTACGCGTAAAATTCCTTTATCTGTTTTAGTTCGTGCTTTAGGATTTGGATCAGATGATCAAATTCTAGAAATCTTCGGTGACAATGAAAGCCTACGTTTAACCTTAGAAAAAGACCTACACAAAAATGCCAATGATTCACGTGTTGAAGAAGCCTTGAAAGATGTTTACGAGCGTCTACGTCCAGGTGAGCCTAAAACAGCAGATAGTTCAAGAAGTCTGTTAAATGCTCGTTTCTTTGATCCAAAACGTTATGATTTAGCCAATGTTGGTCGTTATAAAGTCAACAAAAAATTAAATCTAAAAACACGTCTATTTAACCAAACTTTAGCAGAAACATTAATTGATCCTGAAACAGGAGAAATTATTGCTGAAAAAGGTACGTTATTAGATCGTGATATGATCAATAAATTAAGTCCATTTATCGATGCTGGAATTAATAGTGTAACACTTTATCCATCTGATGAAGGGGTTGTTCCAGAGCCTTTCACAATTCAAGTGGTACAAGTTGTTTCACCAAAAGATCCAGATCGCATCGTTAATGTAATTGGAAATGGTGATGTTTCAACAGATATTAAAAACGTAACGCCTGCTGACATCATTTCATCAATGAGTTACTTCTTTAACTTACAAGAAGGAATCGGCAACGTAGATGATATCGATCATTTAGGTAATCGTCGTATTCGTTCAGTTGGAGAATTACTACAAAATCAATTCCGTATTGGTTTATCTCGTATGGAACGTGTGGTTCGTGAACGTATGTCTATTCAAGATGTAGCAACTGTAACGCCACAACAATTGATTAATATTCGTCCTGTTGTAGCAGCAATCAAAGAGTTCTTTGGTTCTTCACAACTGTCTCAGTTCATGGATCAAACCAACCCGCTTGGTGAATTGACGCATAAACGTCGTCTTTCAGCCTTAGGACCTGGTGGATTAACACGTGACCGTGCTGGATATGAAGTACGAGATGTACATTATTCCCATTATGGCCGTATGTGTCCAATTGAAACACCTGAGGGTCCGAATATCGGACTGATTAACAGCCTATCTAGTTATGCAAAAATTAATAAATTTGGTTTCATTGAAACGCCTTATCGTCGTGTTGATCGCGAAACAGGTAAAGTAACGAAACACATCGATTACTTGACTGCTGATGAGGAAGATCATTATGTTGTAGCGCAAGCAAACTCAGTCTTATTAGAAGATGGTAGCTTTGAAAGTGATATTGTAATGGCTCGTTTTATCTCTGAAAACTTAGAAGTACCAATTAGCCGTGTCGATTATATGGATGTTTCTCCTAAACAGGTAGTTGCAGTTGCGACTTCATGTATTCCTTTCTTGGAAAACGATGATAGTAACCGTGCCCTAATGGGAGCCAACATGCAACGTCAAGCTGTACCTTTGATTCACCCACAAGCTCCACTTGTTGGAACAGGGATGGAATATATCTCAGCTCATGATTCAGGTGCTGCATTAATTTGTCGCAATCCTGGAGTAGTTGAATATGTTGATGCGAAAGAAATTCGTATTCGTCAAGATAATGGTGCGTTAGATAAATATTCAATCACTAAATTCCGTCGTTCAAATGCCGGGACTTGTTACAACCAACGCCCAATCGTAGCTTTAGGTGACCGTGTTGACGCTAGCGAAATTCTAGCAGATGGTTCTTCAATGGAAAATGGCGAGATGGCTCTAGGCCAAAACGTCTTAGTAGCCTTCATGACTTGGGAAGGGTATAACTATGAAGATGCGATCATCATGAGTGAGCGCCTAGTTAAAGATGACGTGTACACTTCTGTCCATATTGAAGAATATGAATCGGAAGCACGTGATACAAAATTAGGACCTGAAGAAATTACCCGTGAAATTCCAAACGTCGGAGACGATGCTTTGAAAGACTTAGACGAATTCGGAATTATCCGAATTGGTGCTGAAGTACGCGATGGCGATTTATTAGTTGGTAAAGTTACACCTAAGGGAGTGACAGAATTATCAGCTGAGGAACGTTTACTACACGCAATCTTTGGTGAAAAAGCACGTGAAGTTCGTGATACATCACTTCGTGTACCACATGGTGGCGGCGGAATTGTTCATGATGTTAAGATCTTTACACGTGAAGCAGGAGATGAATTATCTCCAGGTGTAAACATGTTAGTTCGTGTTTATATCGTGCAAAAACGTAAAATCAATGAAGGGGATAAAATGGCGGGACGTCACGGAAATAAAGGGGTCGTTTCACGCATTATGCCTGAAGAAGACATGCCTTATTTACCAGACGGCACACCAGTTGATATCATGTTAAACCCACTTGGGGTACCTTCACGGATGAATATTGGACAAGTACTTGAATTACACATCGGAATGGCTGCTCGTCAGCTAGGCATTCACATTGCAACACCAGTCTTTGATGGAGCAAGTGAAGAAGATGTATGGGCAACTGTTCAAGAAGCTGGTATGGCCAATGATGCAAAAACTATTTTGTATGATGGACGTTCAGGAGAACCATTTGATAACCGTATTTCAGTTGGAATTATGTATATGATTAAATTAGCCCACATGGTTGATGATAAGTTACATGCTCGTTCAACTGGACCTTACTCACTAGTTACACAACAACCATTGGGTGGTAAAGCTCAATTTGGTGGACAACGTTTCGGAGAGATGGAAGTTTGGGCACTGGAAGCGTATGGGGCAGCTTATACCTTGCAAGAAATCTTAACTTACAAATCAGATGACGTTGTTGGTCGTGTGAAAACTTATGAAGCAATCGTTAAGGGTGAAAAAATTCCTAAACCAGGAGTTCCTGAATCCTTCCGCGTATTAGTTAAAGAGTTACAGGCCTTAGGATTGGATATGAAAGTATTGGATGCTAATGATGAAGAAATCGAGTTACGTGATTTAGATGATGATGATGATGTTGTCAACATTGATGCTTTAAGCAAATATGCTGAAGAGCAAGAAAAAATCCGTGCTGAAGCAGCTGAAAAAGAAAGACTAGCAAACGAAGAAAACTAA
- the pcp gene encoding pyroglutamyl-peptidase I has protein sequence MKILVTGFDPFGGEPINPALEAVKGLAPVINGAEVIQLEIPTVFGKAAEVVKKAIEEHQPDVVLNIGQAGGRFTVSPERVAINIDDARIADNEGNQPVDEVIQADGAPAYFTQLPIKAMVTAIKEAGIPGSVSNTAGTFVCNHIMYQVQYLIEKEYPNLKGGFIHVPFIPAQVLDKANQPYMSLPDITKGLTAAISAIVEYDGKADLKAVGGAIH, from the coding sequence ATGAAAATTTTAGTTACAGGTTTTGATCCATTTGGTGGCGAACCAATTAACCCTGCTCTAGAAGCTGTTAAAGGGTTAGCGCCAGTTATTAATGGTGCAGAAGTCATTCAATTAGAAATTCCGACTGTTTTTGGAAAAGCAGCAGAAGTCGTTAAAAAAGCAATTGAAGAACACCAACCAGATGTTGTCCTAAATATCGGGCAAGCAGGTGGACGTTTTACTGTCTCGCCAGAACGAGTTGCAATTAATATTGATGATGCTAGAATTGCGGACAATGAAGGCAATCAACCCGTTGATGAAGTCATTCAAGCAGATGGAGCACCGGCTTACTTTACTCAATTACCAATTAAAGCAATGGTAACAGCGATTAAAGAAGCAGGAATTCCAGGCAGTGTTTCAAATACAGCGGGGACATTTGTTTGTAACCATATTATGTATCAAGTTCAATACTTGATTGAAAAAGAATACCCTAATCTTAAAGGTGGCTTTATTCACGTGCCTTTTATTCCAGCACAAGTTTTAGATAAAGCGAATCAACCTTATATGAGTTTGCCAGATATTACTAAGGGACTGACCGCAGCAATTTCAGCGATTGTCGAATATGATGGAAAAGCGGACTTAAAAGCCGTTGGAGGTGCCATTCACTAA